A single Nocardioides bizhenqiangii DNA region contains:
- a CDS encoding DUF3000 domain-containing protein, with protein sequence MVARQETHQGSGAAGEPPEFSAAVAAMRAAILRPEILCEEMPAPQRIAPFATALSADVTLDGDEVATGRIVLLHDPAGNDAWDGTFRCVAYCRAEIDHALATDPMLTDVGWTWLTDALEAHGAAYSTLSGTVTRVATESYGTMAGDGGSAQLEVRASWTPTDAPALAAHVEAWGELLCTAGGLEPVPDGVAVMPSRRGQRGSTS encoded by the coding sequence ATGGTCGCCCGCCAGGAGACGCACCAGGGGTCCGGCGCGGCCGGTGAACCCCCGGAGTTCAGCGCTGCGGTCGCGGCCATGCGCGCGGCGATCCTCCGGCCGGAGATCCTCTGCGAGGAGATGCCTGCCCCGCAGCGGATCGCGCCGTTCGCGACCGCTCTGTCCGCCGACGTCACCCTCGACGGCGACGAGGTGGCGACCGGGCGGATCGTGCTGCTCCACGACCCCGCCGGCAACGACGCCTGGGACGGAACCTTCCGGTGCGTCGCCTACTGCCGGGCCGAGATCGACCACGCGCTCGCGACCGACCCGATGCTGACCGATGTCGGCTGGACCTGGCTGACCGACGCGCTCGAGGCCCACGGCGCGGCGTACTCCACTCTGTCGGGGACGGTGACCCGGGTCGCGACCGAGAGCTACGGCACCATGGCCGGCGACGGCGGCTCCGCGCAGCTCGAGGTGCGGGCGTCCTGGACGCCGACCGACGCGCCGGCGCTGGCCGCGCACGTCGAGGCGTGGGGTGAGCTGCTCTGCACGGCGGGCGGGCTCGAGCCGGTCCCGGACGGAGTCGCGGTGATGCCGTCGCGGCGTGGCCAGCGGGGCTCCACCTCCTGA
- a CDS encoding ribonuclease D, whose translation MPDTPHADAPEDTVPAPDPATEPAAEPEVALLTLADGLPPVIDTDEALAEYVVQLAAGTGPVAIDAERASGYRYSNRAYLIQIRREGAGTALIDPIPLSSLAPLQEAIGESEWILHAATQDLPCLAEVGLTPAALFDTELAGRLLNYPRVGLATLVETLIGARMKKEHSAVDWSTRPLPEPWLEYAALDVEVLVELRQVLADQLVEAGKDDWARQEFDNLRSFVPAVRTEAWRRTSGLHRVRGRRSLGAVRALWEARDELARERDVTPGRLIPDSAIVAAATAMPTTRGALMSTQGFHGRGASRFASTWLQAIRSAAEMDEADLPSRTPRGDGPPAPRAWAEKSPVAARRLELARAAVSALAEHHDLPAENLLTPDHLRRVMWEPPSTRDPVELLERLIDQLRALGSRSWQIGLTASALAQAVLEADAWAKDKGSDNAKSDAKSNARTKAKGRADEKAEEPSADGSTDEADESADQQPDA comes from the coding sequence ATGCCGGACACTCCCCACGCCGACGCGCCGGAAGACACCGTGCCCGCGCCGGACCCCGCGACCGAGCCTGCGGCCGAGCCCGAGGTCGCGCTGCTCACTCTCGCCGACGGTCTCCCGCCGGTCATCGACACCGACGAGGCGCTGGCGGAGTACGTCGTCCAGCTCGCCGCCGGCACCGGACCGGTCGCGATCGACGCCGAGCGCGCGTCCGGCTACCGCTACTCCAACCGCGCCTACCTGATCCAGATCCGCCGCGAGGGTGCCGGCACCGCTCTCATCGACCCGATCCCGCTGTCGTCGCTCGCGCCGCTGCAGGAGGCGATCGGCGAGTCCGAGTGGATCCTGCACGCGGCGACGCAGGACCTCCCGTGCCTGGCCGAGGTGGGGCTGACGCCGGCGGCGCTGTTCGACACCGAGCTGGCCGGCCGGCTGCTCAACTATCCGCGGGTGGGGCTCGCGACGCTCGTCGAGACCCTGATCGGTGCGCGGATGAAGAAGGAGCACTCCGCCGTCGACTGGTCGACCCGGCCGCTGCCCGAGCCGTGGCTGGAGTACGCCGCGCTCGACGTGGAGGTGCTGGTCGAGCTCCGGCAGGTGCTGGCCGACCAGCTGGTCGAGGCCGGCAAGGACGACTGGGCCCGGCAGGAGTTCGACAACCTGCGGTCGTTCGTGCCGGCGGTGCGCACGGAGGCCTGGCGTCGTACGTCGGGTCTCCATCGGGTGCGCGGCCGCCGGTCGCTGGGCGCGGTCCGGGCGCTGTGGGAGGCCCGCGACGAGCTCGCCCGCGAACGGGACGTGACGCCCGGCCGGCTGATCCCGGACTCCGCTATCGTCGCCGCCGCCACCGCGATGCCCACCACCCGAGGCGCGCTGATGTCGACCCAGGGGTTCCACGGCCGCGGCGCCTCGAGGTTCGCCTCCACGTGGTTGCAGGCGATCCGGTCGGCAGCCGAGATGGACGAGGCCGACCTGCCGAGCCGCACCCCGCGCGGCGACGGCCCGCCGGCGCCCCGGGCGTGGGCCGAGAAAAGCCCGGTTGCGGCACGCCGGCTCGAGCTGGCCCGGGCGGCGGTCTCCGCGCTCGCCGAGCACCACGACCTTCCCGCTGAGAACCTGCTCACTCCCGACCACCTGCGTCGGGTGATGTGGGAGCCGCCCTCGACCCGCGACCCGGTCGAGCTGCTCGAGCGGCTGATCGACCAGCTCCGTGCGCTCGGCTCGAGGAGCTGGCAGATCGGGCTGACCGCGTCCGCGCTCGCCCAGGCGGTGCTCGAGGCCGACGCCTGGGCGAAGGACAAGGGCTCGGACAACGCCAAGAGCGACGCCAAGAGCAACGCAAGGACCAAGGCCAAGGGAAGGGCCGACGAGAAGGCCGAGGAGCCGTCTGCGGACGGCTCGACGGACGAAGCGGACGAGTCGGCGGACCAGCAGCCCGACGCCTAG
- the hemE gene encoding uroporphyrinogen decarboxylase has translation MSDPHDLSDSAFLRAVRGEPVSHTPVWFMRQAGRSLPEYLAVREGTNMLESCMNAELVTEITLQPVRRYGVDAAIFFSDIVLPLKAVGVDLDIKPGVGPVVAQPVRTLADVAAIPDLTPEHVPFITEAVRSLVGELAGMNGGTPLIGFAGAPFTVASYLVEGGPSKEHAKTKALMFGAPEVWDALMRKIAGISATFLEVQAAAGASAVQLFDSWAGALTPGDYERYVMPHSAAVLARVGALGAPRIHFGVGTTNLLSLMGTAGADVVGVDWRTPLGSAIQLVGDRAVQGNLDPTLVFAPTGVMTARAAEIIEAGRAAKGHVFNLGHGVIPSTDPDQLARLTEFVQSYSLG, from the coding sequence ATGAGCGACCCTCACGACCTCAGCGACAGCGCGTTCCTCCGGGCAGTGCGCGGTGAACCGGTGTCGCACACCCCGGTGTGGTTCATGCGCCAGGCCGGCCGCTCGCTGCCGGAGTACCTCGCGGTCCGCGAGGGCACCAACATGCTCGAGTCGTGCATGAACGCCGAGCTGGTCACCGAGATCACCCTCCAGCCGGTCCGGCGGTACGGCGTCGACGCGGCCATCTTCTTCTCCGACATCGTGCTGCCGCTCAAGGCGGTCGGGGTCGACCTCGACATCAAGCCGGGCGTGGGGCCGGTCGTGGCCCAGCCGGTCCGGACCCTCGCCGACGTGGCTGCGATCCCGGACCTGACGCCCGAGCACGTGCCGTTCATCACCGAGGCGGTGCGGTCGCTGGTCGGTGAGCTGGCCGGGATGAACGGCGGCACGCCGCTGATCGGGTTCGCCGGGGCGCCGTTCACCGTGGCGTCGTACCTCGTCGAGGGCGGGCCCTCCAAGGAGCACGCGAAGACCAAGGCCCTGATGTTCGGCGCGCCGGAGGTCTGGGACGCGCTGATGCGCAAGATCGCCGGCATCTCCGCGACCTTCCTCGAGGTGCAGGCCGCGGCCGGTGCGTCCGCCGTCCAGCTCTTCGACTCGTGGGCCGGCGCGCTGACGCCCGGCGACTACGAGCGCTACGTCATGCCGCACTCCGCCGCCGTGCTCGCGCGCGTGGGCGCCCTCGGCGCGCCGCGCATCCACTTCGGCGTCGGTACGACGAACCTGCTGTCCCTGATGGGCACGGCCGGTGCGGACGTGGTCGGCGTCGACTGGCGCACGCCGCTGGGGTCGGCGATCCAGCTCGTCGGTGACCGGGCCGTCCAGGGCAACCTCGACCCGACCCTGGTGTTCGCCCCGACCGGCGTCATGACCGCCCGCGCGGCCGAGATCATCGAGGCGGGGCGCGCCGCCAAGGGGCACGTCTTCAACCTCGGCCACGGGGTCATCCCGTCCACCGACCCCGACCAGCTCGCGCGGCTGACGGAGTTCGTGCAGTCCTACTCGCTGGGCTGA
- a CDS encoding protoporphyrinogen/coproporphyrinogen oxidase — protein sequence MRRFIVVGGGISGLTAARDLVAAGHEVLVLEGSDRLGGKLRRGEVAGISVDVGAEAMINRRPEGVGLATATGLPVTHPTGATSRIWTRGALRPLPRTLMGAPLDLDQLEESGILSPDGLQRARHQQVPRPDGDVSVGELVGARYGDEVVDRLVEPLLGGVYAGHARGISARAAAPQLVDLLAREQVDVPPAPAVPVFAGVPGGMWQLPDAIAGELAASGRAEVRTDAVTREVRRTPGGFEVVIDQLGVREVEAADGVVVATPAAPTARLLADLAPTAAAELAGIGYASSAVVTFAFRADPAVTEAIDIGASGFLVPPVDGRAVKAATFSFAKWDWVRAAGASGDRDLLVFRTSLGRYGEEQTLQVPDDDLVRVSLADLAEATGLVATPVDTVVERWGGGLPQYAVGHLDRVARIRAAVAAVPGLAVCGAAYDGVGIAACIGSGQRAAAELGTTA from the coding sequence GTGCGGCGGTTCATCGTGGTGGGTGGTGGGATCAGCGGGCTGACCGCTGCCCGCGACCTAGTCGCCGCCGGCCACGAGGTGCTGGTCCTCGAGGGATCGGACCGGCTCGGCGGCAAGCTGCGGCGCGGCGAGGTCGCCGGGATCAGCGTCGACGTCGGCGCCGAGGCGATGATCAACCGACGGCCCGAGGGCGTCGGGCTCGCCACCGCCACCGGCCTGCCCGTGACCCACCCGACCGGCGCCACCTCCCGGATCTGGACGCGCGGTGCGCTGCGGCCGCTGCCGCGCACCCTGATGGGGGCGCCGCTCGACCTCGACCAGCTCGAGGAGAGCGGCATCCTGTCGCCGGACGGCCTGCAGCGCGCGCGGCACCAGCAGGTCCCTCGTCCCGACGGCGACGTCTCGGTCGGCGAGCTCGTCGGCGCGAGGTACGGCGACGAGGTGGTCGACCGTCTGGTCGAGCCGCTGCTCGGCGGGGTCTATGCGGGCCACGCCCGCGGCATCTCCGCGCGAGCGGCCGCGCCACAGCTGGTGGACCTGCTCGCCCGGGAACAGGTCGACGTGCCGCCGGCGCCGGCCGTCCCGGTCTTCGCCGGCGTCCCGGGCGGGATGTGGCAGCTCCCGGACGCGATCGCGGGCGAGCTGGCTGCGAGCGGCCGGGCCGAGGTCCGGACGGACGCGGTGACGCGGGAGGTGCGCCGCACGCCCGGCGGGTTCGAGGTGGTGATCGACCAGCTCGGGGTCCGCGAGGTCGAGGCCGCGGACGGTGTGGTGGTCGCCACCCCGGCCGCCCCGACCGCGCGCCTGCTCGCCGACCTGGCGCCGACGGCCGCCGCCGAGCTGGCCGGCATCGGCTACGCGTCGTCCGCCGTGGTGACCTTCGCCTTCCGAGCCGACCCCGCGGTCACCGAGGCGATCGACATCGGGGCGTCCGGCTTCTTGGTGCCACCGGTCGACGGCCGCGCCGTCAAGGCGGCGACCTTCTCCTTCGCCAAGTGGGACTGGGTCCGCGCGGCCGGTGCCAGCGGCGACAGAGACCTGCTGGTCTTCCGCACGTCGCTCGGCCGGTACGGGGAGGAGCAGACCCTCCAGGTCCCTGACGACGACCTGGTGCGGGTCTCGCTCGCCGACCTCGCGGAGGCGACCGGGCTCGTCGCGACTCCCGTCGACACCGTCGTCGAAAGATGGGGCGGGGGACTCCCGCAGTACGCCGTCGGCCACCTCGACCGCGTCGCTCGGATTCGCGCCGCCGTTGCCGCCGTACCCGGGCTCGCCGTCTGCGGGGCGGCGTACGACGGCGTCGGCATCGCCGCCTGCATCGGCTCCGGACAGAGGGCTGCTGCCGAGCTCGGCACGACCGCGTAG
- a CDS encoding NYN domain-containing protein translates to MSTPNQRLAVLIDADNTSPKHAGALLEELASYGVASVKRAYGDWTTPQLNGWKSVLNQHAIVPVQQFAYTTGKNSTDSTLIIDAMDLLYSGNLDAFALVSSDSDFTRLATRLRESGMTVYGLGLRKTPASLVAACDRFIYLEVLGSESVPESEDPTSEEAPVPNLQSLLTKAINSASQEDGTVSVSGLGNYLRSVSTSFDPRLYGHSKLSALLQAQGYLTVTGSGSGMQVSLKKRAPAKKAAKKSAAKKQAD, encoded by the coding sequence ATGTCGACACCGAACCAGCGCCTGGCTGTCCTGATCGATGCGGACAACACGTCGCCGAAGCACGCCGGCGCCCTGCTGGAGGAGCTGGCGTCGTACGGCGTGGCGAGCGTCAAGCGTGCGTACGGCGACTGGACGACGCCGCAGCTCAACGGCTGGAAGAGCGTGCTCAACCAGCACGCGATCGTGCCGGTGCAGCAGTTCGCCTACACGACCGGCAAGAACTCCACCGACTCCACGCTCATCATCGACGCGATGGACCTGCTCTACTCCGGCAACCTCGACGCGTTCGCGCTGGTGTCGAGCGACAGCGACTTCACCCGGCTGGCCACCCGGCTGCGGGAGTCGGGGATGACCGTCTACGGGCTCGGGCTGCGGAAGACGCCGGCGTCCCTGGTGGCCGCCTGCGACCGGTTCATCTACCTCGAGGTCCTGGGCAGCGAGTCGGTGCCCGAGTCGGAAGACCCGACCAGCGAGGAGGCACCGGTCCCCAACCTGCAGAGCCTGCTGACCAAGGCGATCAACAGCGCGTCTCAGGAGGACGGGACGGTCAGCGTCAGCGGACTCGGGAACTACCTGCGCTCGGTGAGCACGTCGTTCGACCCGCGGCTCTACGGCCACTCCAAGCTGTCGGCGCTCCTGCAGGCGCAGGGCTACCTGACGGTGACCGGCAGCGGCAGCGGGATGCAGGTCAGCCTCAAGAAGAGGGCGCCGGCGAAGAAGGCCGCCAAGAAGTCCGCGGCGAAGAAGCAGGCCGACTGA